A genome region from Setaria italica strain Yugu1 chromosome III, Setaria_italica_v2.0, whole genome shotgun sequence includes the following:
- the LOC101776856 gene encoding phospholipase D zeta 1 isoform X1 has translation MNLERLPPPAGSRHGHHRYARMPPPADPEDEAVPSDPEPEPERRPEVLAASASASLRVPDAARVFDELPRAYIIAVSRPDAGDITPMLLSYTIEVHYKQFRWRLYKKASQVLYLHFALKRREFLEEFQEKQEQVKEWLQNLGIGEHMPVVHDEDEADDVNVPPQSDDNSIRNRNVPSSAVLPVIRPAIGRQNSISDRAKVAMQEYLNHFLGNLDIVNSQEVCKFLEVSCLSFLPEYGPKLKEDYVSVGHLPKIQKDRKKQCCSCGLFNCCKSNWQKVWVVLKPGFLALLEDPFDPKLLDVIIFDALPHMDINGEGQISLAKEIKERNPLHFGFQVSSGGRTIKLRTRSSSKVKDWVTAINAARQPPEGWCYPHRFGSFAPPRGLLEDGSMVQWFIDGQAAFEAIASSIEEAKSEIFITGWWLCPELYLRRPFQNHGSSRLDALLEARAKQGVQIYILLYKEVALALKINSLYSKQRLLNIHENVKVLRYPDHFSSGVYLWSHHEKVVIVDNQVCYIGGLDLCFGRYDNPEHKVTDTPPVIWPGKDYYNPRESEPNSWEDTMKDELDRAKYPRMPWHDVQCALYGPPCRDVARHFVQRWNYAKRNKALNEQAIPLLMPHHHMVIPHYKGRSKETNDEADGKQYHDRDVDKNPVLTSRTSCQDVPLLLPQELEPQELSSADLRLTDLDINNSDRINKKSFSQPLLNRKAKLDFSHQDLPMRSFVDNHSSLEASSIRRFDSLKDDRNHKDKKWWEKQERGDQVASVLDIGQVGPRATCRCQVVRSVGQWSAGTTQIEGTIHNAYFSLIEKAEHFVYIENQFFISGLSGDDTIKNRVLEALYRRILRAEREKKRFKAIIIIPLLPGFQGGIDDGGAASVRAIMHWQYRTICRGPNSILQNLFDVIGPKAHDYISFYGLRAHGKLNDGGPLVTSQIYVHSKLMIIDDRITLIGSANINDRSLLGSRDSEIAVVIEDKEVVNSKMDGRPWEAGKFSLSLRLSLWAEHLGLHPGEVSHIMDPIDDSTFKNIWMATAKTNTMIYQDVFSCVPNDLIDSRAQFRQSFAHLRDKIGHTTIDLGVAQEKLEAYQDGDLKGTDPMDRLQLVRGHLVSFPLDFMCQEDLRPYFSESEYYTSPQVFH, from the exons ATGAACCTGgagcgcctgccgccgccggcgggatcgcgccacggccaccaccgctACGCGCGGATGCCGCCGCCCGCGGACCCCGAGGACGAGGCGGTGCCGTCGGACccggagcccgagcccgagcggcggccggaggtccttgcggcctcggcctcggcgtcgcTCCGGGTGCCCGACGCGGCGCGGGTGTTCGACGAGCTGCCCCGGGCCTACATCATCGCCGTTTCGCGCCCCGACGCCGGGGACATCACACCCATGCTGCTCTCCTACACCATCGAGGTCCACTACAAGCAG TTTAGGTGGCGTCTATATAAGAAAGCTTCACAGGTTCTTTATCTGCACTTTGCATTGAAGAGGCGTGAATTTCTTGAGGAATTCCAAGAAAAGCAGGAGcag GTCAAAGAATGGCTCCAAAATTTGGGAATTGGGGAGCATATGCCAGTAGTACATGATGAGGATGAAGCTGATGATGTGAATGTTCCTCCACAATCTGATGATAACTCCATTAGAAATAG AAATGTTCCTTCAAGTGCTGTTTTACCTGTCATTCGACCAGCTATTGGACGTCAAAATTCTATTTCTGATCGAGCAAAAGTTGCAATGCAAGAATATCTGAACCATTTCTTGGGGAACTTGGATATTGTCAATTCACAGGAG GTTTGCAAATTTTTGGAGGTGTCATGTTTGTCATTTTTACCTGAGTATGGGCCTAAGCTAAAAGAAGACTATGTTTCAGTTGGACATCTACCAAAGATTCAGAAGGACCGTAAAAAGCAATGTTGTTCATGCGGATTGTTTAACTGTTGCAAGAGCAATTGGCAAAAG GTTTGGGTTGTCCTGAAGCCAGGATTCTTGGCTTTGCTTGAAGATCCTTTTGATCCAAAGCTTTTAGATGTCATTATTTTTGATGCGTTGCCGCATATGGATATAAATGGAGAAGGCCAAATTTCTTTAGCAAAAGAGATCAAAGAACGTAACCCACTGCATTTTGGATTCCAG GTGTCTTCTGGTGGCCGGACAATAAAGCTGCGCACAAGAAGCTCTTCTAAGGTCAAGGATTGGGTTACTGCAATAAATGCTGCTCGACAACCTCCAGAGGGCTGGTGTTATCCTCATCGTTTTGGCTCATTTGCACCACCAAGGGGTTTGTTGGAAGATGGGAGTATGGTACAATGGTTTATAGATGGCCAAGCTGCATTCGAAGCCATTGCGTCCTCCATTGAGGAAGCTAAATCAGAG ATATTCATTACTGGCTGGTGGCTCTGCCCAGAGTTGTATCTTCGACGCCCGTTCCAAAATCATGGATCATCCAGGCTTGACGCTCTACTGGAAGCAAGAGCTAAGCAGGGTGTACAG ATTTACATTCTATTGTACAAGGAAGTTGCTCTTGCATTGAAAATTAATAGCTTATACAGTAAGCAAAGGCTACTTAACATTCATGAAAATGTCAAAGTTCTGCGTTACCCTGATCATTTCTCAAGTGGTGTATACTTGTG GTCACACCATGAGAAGGTTGTAATTGTTGATAATCAAGTATGTTATATTGGAGGTCTTGATCTATGCTTTGGTCGCTACGATAATCCTGAGCACAAAGTCACAGATACTCCTCCTGTGATATGGCCAGGAAAGGACTACTACAATCCCAG GGAATCTGAGCCCAATTCTTGGGAGGACACCATGAAAGATGAACTGGACCGTGCTAAATATCCCCGCATGCCTTGGCATGATGTTCAGTGTGCTCTCTATGGTCCACCTTGCCGTGATGTAGCGAGGCATTTTGTTCAGCGCTGGAATTATGCAAAG AGGAACAAAGCTCTAAATGAGCAAGCAATTCCATTACTGATGCCTCATCACCACATGGTAATTCCACACTACAAGGGTAGAAGCAAAGAAACAAATGATGAGGCTGATGGTAAACAGTATCATGATAGGGATGTTGATAAAAATCCAGTCTTGACATCGCGCACATCATGTCAGGATGTTCCATTGCTTTTACCTCAAGAACTTGAACCTCAGGAATTGTCAAGTGCAGATTTAAGATTGACTGATTTAGATATTAACAATTCAGATCGCATAAACAAAAAGAGCTTTAGTCAGCCTTTGCTCAACCGAAAGGCAAAGTTGGATTTTTCTCATCAGGATTTACCTATGAGAAGTTTTGTGGACAATCACAGTTCCCTTGAGGCATCATCTATTAGGCGTTTTGATTCACTGAAAGATGATAGGAATCACAAGGACAAGAAATGGTGGGAAAAGCAGGAGCGTGGTGACCAAGTTGCTTCAGTACTTGACATTGGGCAAGTTGGTCCAAGGGCAACTTGTCGTTGTCAG GTTGTTAGGAGTGTTGGTCAATGGTCAGCTGGAACCACTCAAATTGAAGGAACCATCCACAATGCCTACTTTTCTCTGATTGAAAAGGCAGAACACTTTGTATACATTGAG AATCAATTTTTCATATCGGGCCTGTCAGGAGATGATACGATTAAAAACCGTGTATTAGAAGCATTGTATCGGCGTATACTTCGAgctgagagagagaaaaagcgCTTTAAGGCCATCATCATCATTCCTCTTCTACCTGGTTTCCAG GGAGGCATTGATGATGGTGGAGCTGCATCAGTGAGGGCAATCATGCACTGGCAATATCGTACTATCTGCAGAGGCCCTAATTCAATTCTCCAGAATCTATTTGATGTTATTGGACCTAAAGCACATGATTACATCTCCTTTTATGGTCTTAGAGCACATGGTAAACTGAATGATGGGGGTCCCTTGGTCACTAGTCAG ATTTATGTACATAGCAAGTTAATGATAATTGATGACCGCATTACATTGATTGGCTCAGCTAACATAAATGATAGAAGCTTGCTTGGATCAAGGGATTCTGAG ATTGCTGTGGTCATTGAAGATAAAGAAGTTGTTAATTCTAAAATGGACGGAAGACCTTGGGAAGCTGGAAAATTCTCTCTAAGCCTACGTCTTTCTCTGTGGGCGGAGCACCTTGGCCTTCATCCAGGAGAG GTTAGCCACATCATGGATCCTATAGATGATTCCACATTTAAAAATATCTGGATGGCCACTGCTAAG ACGAATACCATGATATACCAAGATGTCTTCTCTTGTGTACCCAACGATCTCATCGACTCAAG GGCCCAATTTCGGCAAAGCTTTGCTCACTTGAGGGACAAAATTGGCCACACCACAATTGATTTGGGCGTTGCCCAAGAGAAACTAGAAGCTTACCAAGATGGCGATCTCAAAGGTACTGATCCTATGGACAGATTGCAGTTAGTAAGGGGCCACCTTGTTTCTTTTCCTTTGGATTTCATGTGCCAAGAGGACTTGAGACCATATTTCAGTGAAAGTGAGTATTACACATCGCCACAGGTTTTCCATTAA
- the LOC101776856 gene encoding phospholipase D zeta 1 isoform X2, which yields MQEYLNHFLGNLDIVNSQEVCKFLEVSCLSFLPEYGPKLKEDYVSVGHLPKIQKDRKKQCCSCGLFNCCKSNWQKVWVVLKPGFLALLEDPFDPKLLDVIIFDALPHMDINGEGQISLAKEIKERNPLHFGFQVSSGGRTIKLRTRSSSKVKDWVTAINAARQPPEGWCYPHRFGSFAPPRGLLEDGSMVQWFIDGQAAFEAIASSIEEAKSEIFITGWWLCPELYLRRPFQNHGSSRLDALLEARAKQGVQIYILLYKEVALALKINSLYSKQRLLNIHENVKVLRYPDHFSSGVYLWSHHEKVVIVDNQVCYIGGLDLCFGRYDNPEHKVTDTPPVIWPGKDYYNPRESEPNSWEDTMKDELDRAKYPRMPWHDVQCALYGPPCRDVARHFVQRWNYAKRNKALNEQAIPLLMPHHHMVIPHYKGRSKETNDEADGKQYHDRDVDKNPVLTSRTSCQDVPLLLPQELEPQELSSADLRLTDLDINNSDRINKKSFSQPLLNRKAKLDFSHQDLPMRSFVDNHSSLEASSIRRFDSLKDDRNHKDKKWWEKQERGDQVASVLDIGQVGPRATCRCQVVRSVGQWSAGTTQIEGTIHNAYFSLIEKAEHFVYIENQFFISGLSGDDTIKNRVLEALYRRILRAEREKKRFKAIIIIPLLPGFQGGIDDGGAASVRAIMHWQYRTICRGPNSILQNLFDVIGPKAHDYISFYGLRAHGKLNDGGPLVTSQIYVHSKLMIIDDRITLIGSANINDRSLLGSRDSEIAVVIEDKEVVNSKMDGRPWEAGKFSLSLRLSLWAEHLGLHPGEVSHIMDPIDDSTFKNIWMATAKTNTMIYQDVFSCVPNDLIDSRAQFRQSFAHLRDKIGHTTIDLGVAQEKLEAYQDGDLKGTDPMDRLQLVRGHLVSFPLDFMCQEDLRPYFSESEYYTSPQVFH from the exons ATGCAAGAATATCTGAACCATTTCTTGGGGAACTTGGATATTGTCAATTCACAGGAG GTTTGCAAATTTTTGGAGGTGTCATGTTTGTCATTTTTACCTGAGTATGGGCCTAAGCTAAAAGAAGACTATGTTTCAGTTGGACATCTACCAAAGATTCAGAAGGACCGTAAAAAGCAATGTTGTTCATGCGGATTGTTTAACTGTTGCAAGAGCAATTGGCAAAAG GTTTGGGTTGTCCTGAAGCCAGGATTCTTGGCTTTGCTTGAAGATCCTTTTGATCCAAAGCTTTTAGATGTCATTATTTTTGATGCGTTGCCGCATATGGATATAAATGGAGAAGGCCAAATTTCTTTAGCAAAAGAGATCAAAGAACGTAACCCACTGCATTTTGGATTCCAG GTGTCTTCTGGTGGCCGGACAATAAAGCTGCGCACAAGAAGCTCTTCTAAGGTCAAGGATTGGGTTACTGCAATAAATGCTGCTCGACAACCTCCAGAGGGCTGGTGTTATCCTCATCGTTTTGGCTCATTTGCACCACCAAGGGGTTTGTTGGAAGATGGGAGTATGGTACAATGGTTTATAGATGGCCAAGCTGCATTCGAAGCCATTGCGTCCTCCATTGAGGAAGCTAAATCAGAG ATATTCATTACTGGCTGGTGGCTCTGCCCAGAGTTGTATCTTCGACGCCCGTTCCAAAATCATGGATCATCCAGGCTTGACGCTCTACTGGAAGCAAGAGCTAAGCAGGGTGTACAG ATTTACATTCTATTGTACAAGGAAGTTGCTCTTGCATTGAAAATTAATAGCTTATACAGTAAGCAAAGGCTACTTAACATTCATGAAAATGTCAAAGTTCTGCGTTACCCTGATCATTTCTCAAGTGGTGTATACTTGTG GTCACACCATGAGAAGGTTGTAATTGTTGATAATCAAGTATGTTATATTGGAGGTCTTGATCTATGCTTTGGTCGCTACGATAATCCTGAGCACAAAGTCACAGATACTCCTCCTGTGATATGGCCAGGAAAGGACTACTACAATCCCAG GGAATCTGAGCCCAATTCTTGGGAGGACACCATGAAAGATGAACTGGACCGTGCTAAATATCCCCGCATGCCTTGGCATGATGTTCAGTGTGCTCTCTATGGTCCACCTTGCCGTGATGTAGCGAGGCATTTTGTTCAGCGCTGGAATTATGCAAAG AGGAACAAAGCTCTAAATGAGCAAGCAATTCCATTACTGATGCCTCATCACCACATGGTAATTCCACACTACAAGGGTAGAAGCAAAGAAACAAATGATGAGGCTGATGGTAAACAGTATCATGATAGGGATGTTGATAAAAATCCAGTCTTGACATCGCGCACATCATGTCAGGATGTTCCATTGCTTTTACCTCAAGAACTTGAACCTCAGGAATTGTCAAGTGCAGATTTAAGATTGACTGATTTAGATATTAACAATTCAGATCGCATAAACAAAAAGAGCTTTAGTCAGCCTTTGCTCAACCGAAAGGCAAAGTTGGATTTTTCTCATCAGGATTTACCTATGAGAAGTTTTGTGGACAATCACAGTTCCCTTGAGGCATCATCTATTAGGCGTTTTGATTCACTGAAAGATGATAGGAATCACAAGGACAAGAAATGGTGGGAAAAGCAGGAGCGTGGTGACCAAGTTGCTTCAGTACTTGACATTGGGCAAGTTGGTCCAAGGGCAACTTGTCGTTGTCAG GTTGTTAGGAGTGTTGGTCAATGGTCAGCTGGAACCACTCAAATTGAAGGAACCATCCACAATGCCTACTTTTCTCTGATTGAAAAGGCAGAACACTTTGTATACATTGAG AATCAATTTTTCATATCGGGCCTGTCAGGAGATGATACGATTAAAAACCGTGTATTAGAAGCATTGTATCGGCGTATACTTCGAgctgagagagagaaaaagcgCTTTAAGGCCATCATCATCATTCCTCTTCTACCTGGTTTCCAG GGAGGCATTGATGATGGTGGAGCTGCATCAGTGAGGGCAATCATGCACTGGCAATATCGTACTATCTGCAGAGGCCCTAATTCAATTCTCCAGAATCTATTTGATGTTATTGGACCTAAAGCACATGATTACATCTCCTTTTATGGTCTTAGAGCACATGGTAAACTGAATGATGGGGGTCCCTTGGTCACTAGTCAG ATTTATGTACATAGCAAGTTAATGATAATTGATGACCGCATTACATTGATTGGCTCAGCTAACATAAATGATAGAAGCTTGCTTGGATCAAGGGATTCTGAG ATTGCTGTGGTCATTGAAGATAAAGAAGTTGTTAATTCTAAAATGGACGGAAGACCTTGGGAAGCTGGAAAATTCTCTCTAAGCCTACGTCTTTCTCTGTGGGCGGAGCACCTTGGCCTTCATCCAGGAGAG GTTAGCCACATCATGGATCCTATAGATGATTCCACATTTAAAAATATCTGGATGGCCACTGCTAAG ACGAATACCATGATATACCAAGATGTCTTCTCTTGTGTACCCAACGATCTCATCGACTCAAG GGCCCAATTTCGGCAAAGCTTTGCTCACTTGAGGGACAAAATTGGCCACACCACAATTGATTTGGGCGTTGCCCAAGAGAAACTAGAAGCTTACCAAGATGGCGATCTCAAAGGTACTGATCCTATGGACAGATTGCAGTTAGTAAGGGGCCACCTTGTTTCTTTTCCTTTGGATTTCATGTGCCAAGAGGACTTGAGACCATATTTCAGTGAAAGTGAGTATTACACATCGCCACAGGTTTTCCATTAA